Proteins encoded in a region of the Novibacillus thermophilus genome:
- the yihA gene encoding ribosome biogenesis GTP-binding protein YihA/YsxC → MIVNHAELVVSAVKPEQYPKGSLPEIALVGRSNVGKSSLINRMINRKRLAHTSSTPGKTQTLNFYLINRAFYFVDLPGYGYAKVSKQTKAQWGHMIEHYLRKREELTCALLLVDVRHKPTRDDVNMFDWLDYYTIPTVVVATKSDKLSKGKRLQQVKAIQRELGVRPEDIVAFSSATGEGKEPLWRAITSYVSNA, encoded by the coding sequence ATGATAGTGAACCACGCAGAATTGGTTGTGAGCGCGGTTAAGCCGGAACAGTATCCGAAAGGATCTCTCCCGGAAATTGCCCTCGTCGGACGTTCCAATGTGGGAAAGTCTTCGTTGATTAACCGCATGATAAATCGTAAACGGTTGGCCCACACGAGCTCTACACCGGGAAAGACACAAACGCTGAACTTTTATTTGATTAACCGCGCTTTTTACTTTGTCGATTTACCGGGATACGGGTATGCGAAAGTGTCCAAACAGACAAAAGCGCAATGGGGACACATGATCGAACACTACTTGCGGAAGCGGGAGGAATTAACGTGCGCCTTGCTTCTCGTTGACGTGCGGCATAAACCTACGCGGGATGATGTGAACATGTTCGATTGGTTAGACTACTACACGATCCCGACTGTTGTCGTGGCGACAAAATCAGATAAACTCTCAAAAGGGAAGCGGCTGCAACAAGTGAAGGCCATTCAACGGGAACTGGGGGTTCGCCCGGAGGATATCGTCGCTTTTTCCTCAGCGACAGGTGAAGGGAAAGAACCCCTCTGGAGAGCGATCACTTCGTACGTTTCAAACGCGTAA
- a CDS encoding D-alanine--D-alanine ligase, which yields MKRLSKKVKVAVLFGGRSGEHEVSIQSACSVIESMNPDKFEVIPVAISHEGEWKGGSASLAMLEEKIDSRTLNRLTSNHLISAVDRLTSNRALTSARLRSGMLTVTMQEVDVFFPVLHGTYGEDGTIQGLLEMAGKPYVGAGVLASAVGMDKVVMKQIFAQAGLPQGHFTSVLRRNWESDRLAIVEQIEKEFTYPCFVKPANLGSSVGISKAKDRNTLCEAIDLACRYDRKVIVEEFIPAREVEVAVLGNDDPKASVPGEIVPSNEFYDYRAKYIDGKSVMHIPAELPNETKEKLQKWAIEAFQAIDGSGLARVDFFVRTDNGRVLINEINTMPGFTKYSMYAKLWEHSGLSYSQLVETLIELAFDRFREKTRNTTRFDLE from the coding sequence GTGAAGAGGTTGTCTAAAAAAGTGAAAGTCGCCGTCTTGTTCGGGGGAAGATCTGGTGAACACGAGGTGTCCATTCAGTCGGCGTGCTCGGTCATTGAGTCAATGAATCCGGACAAATTCGAAGTCATTCCCGTTGCGATCAGCCATGAAGGCGAGTGGAAGGGCGGAAGTGCCTCCCTTGCCATGTTGGAGGAGAAGATTGACAGCAGAACGTTAAATCGGTTGACGTCCAATCACCTCATTTCCGCTGTCGACCGACTGACGTCCAACAGAGCGTTGACATCAGCCAGATTGAGATCGGGGATGTTGACGGTGACGATGCAGGAAGTCGATGTCTTCTTTCCGGTTCTCCACGGCACTTACGGAGAAGATGGAACCATTCAGGGCCTGTTGGAAATGGCCGGGAAACCGTATGTCGGTGCCGGAGTGTTAGCTTCAGCAGTCGGGATGGATAAAGTCGTCATGAAACAAATTTTTGCTCAGGCAGGGCTGCCTCAAGGTCACTTTACGTCAGTTTTGCGCCGAAACTGGGAGAGTGATCGACTTGCGATCGTCGAGCAGATTGAAAAAGAGTTCACTTACCCGTGTTTTGTGAAACCGGCCAACCTCGGTTCCAGTGTCGGCATTTCGAAGGCGAAAGACCGAAACACTTTGTGTGAGGCGATCGATTTGGCCTGTCGCTACGACCGCAAAGTGATCGTGGAAGAGTTTATTCCGGCCCGCGAGGTGGAAGTCGCTGTTCTGGGAAACGATGATCCGAAGGCGTCAGTTCCGGGAGAAATCGTCCCTTCCAATGAGTTTTACGACTATCGTGCCAAGTACATCGACGGTAAATCGGTGATGCACATCCCGGCAGAACTGCCGAACGAGACGAAGGAGAAGTTGCAGAAGTGGGCGATTGAAGCGTTTCAGGCCATTGACGGGTCTGGGTTGGCGCGGGTCGATTTTTTTGTGCGAACAGACAACGGCCGAGTCTTGATTAACGAGATCAATACGATGCCCGGATTTACGAAATACAGTATGTACGCCAAACTATGGGAACATTCGGGACTGTCTTACTCTCAGTTAGTGGAAACATTGATTGAGCTGGCGTTTGATCGGTTTCGGGAGAAGACGAGGAACACGACGAGATTCGATCTCGAATAG
- the coxB gene encoding cytochrome c oxidase subunit II, whose product MRRNRGVTLLLFMLTVAAFGLVGCTVEQSTLDPKGPVAEQQVSLIYLSFWIMMGVTIVVAVILLYVLFRYRARKGQEYIPEQVEGNKWLEITWVVIPAILLTILLVPTISVTYNLADASDDGDGVEIVVTGKQYWWEFYYPELGIVTANELHIPTGKKIHLHLEASDVIHSFWVPKLAGKTDTIPGRTNYMWLQADEPGIYSGQCAEYCGSSHALMAFQVVAHEPEEFDSWVAQMTEPPSEPQTQLAQEGQEIFTQSCASCHAVEASEDTVGMQGPNLANYGNRNKMAAAIMENNKENLVDWIMNPQDIKPGNLMPDLDIDEQQAEALAEYLLNLK is encoded by the coding sequence ATGAGACGAAACCGTGGTGTGACGCTTTTGCTGTTCATGTTAACCGTTGCGGCATTTGGCCTCGTGGGTTGCACTGTGGAACAGTCTACGCTCGATCCGAAAGGGCCTGTGGCGGAACAGCAGGTGTCCCTCATATACCTTAGTTTTTGGATCATGATGGGTGTGACGATTGTCGTCGCCGTTATTCTGTTATATGTTCTTTTTCGCTATCGCGCGCGGAAAGGTCAAGAATATATCCCTGAGCAGGTGGAAGGGAACAAGTGGCTCGAGATCACGTGGGTCGTGATTCCCGCTATTCTGCTGACGATCCTGCTCGTCCCCACCATATCGGTGACATACAATTTGGCAGACGCATCGGACGACGGGGATGGAGTAGAAATTGTCGTGACAGGGAAACAATATTGGTGGGAGTTTTATTACCCGGAACTTGGAATCGTCACAGCTAATGAACTACATATTCCAACTGGGAAAAAAATACACTTGCATCTTGAAGCATCGGACGTCATTCATTCGTTTTGGGTACCGAAATTGGCAGGTAAAACGGACACCATTCCCGGGCGGACGAACTACATGTGGCTGCAAGCCGATGAGCCGGGGATTTACTCTGGACAGTGCGCAGAGTACTGCGGTTCTTCTCACGCTTTGATGGCATTTCAAGTGGTGGCCCACGAACCGGAAGAATTTGACAGTTGGGTGGCGCAAATGACGGAACCGCCGTCTGAACCACAGACACAACTTGCACAGGAAGGACAAGAAATCTTCACCCAAAGTTGCGCCAGCTGCCACGCCGTTGAGGCCTCGGAAGATACCGTCGGCATGCAAGGACCGAACTTGGCGAACTACGGCAATCGCAACAAGATGGCGGCCGCGATCATGGAAAACAATAAAGAGAACTTAGTAGACTGGATTATGAACCCTCAAGACATTAAACCGGGTAACTTGATGCCCGATCTCGATATCGATGAACAGCAAGCTGAAGCGCTGGCTGAGTACTTGCTCAACCTTAAGTAA
- the ctaD gene encoding cytochrome c oxidase subunit I, whose amino-acid sequence MTTVDHKKIGIMYIASGLFYLFVGGIEALLIRLQLIGPNQDFVGPDTFNQLFTTHGTTMIFFVAMPILIGFMNYIMPLQIGARDVAFPAMNAFSFWLFFVGALIFNISWFAGGAPDGGWFAYAPVTLDQYSPGPGMDFYDIGLQISGFGTIMGAINFIVTIVNMRAPGMTYLRMPLFTWTTFVTSALILFAFPPLTINLFLLMFDRLFDANFFNVGEGGNVLIWQHLFWLFGHPEVYIVILPAFGIMSEVFATFSKKRLFGYSAMVFSTVVIGFLGYMVWVHHMFTDGLGPLVNAIFSVSSMLIAIPTGIKIFNWLFTMWGGRIQFTTAMLYAVGFIPTFVMGGVTGVMVATAPADYQYHDSYFVVAHFHYVLIGGTVFAIMAALYYWYPRMFNRMLDERLGKWNFWLTFIGFHMIFFPQHFLGLMGMPRRVFTYQEGMGLEFWNLVSTIGAFVFAVGVLILVYNIVLTARKGKPAPHDPWDGRTLEWALPNPTPVYNFAQTPLVKGLDSFWLEKQAGKSQVTAAEPMGPIHMPSNSYLPILQSVVFMIAGLAAIYRSFGVALLAMVVFTGIFLAYILEEDEGYHIDPRDPDSGNEGGEEAHG is encoded by the coding sequence ATGACGACCGTCGACCACAAAAAGATTGGAATTATGTACATTGCCTCCGGTCTGTTTTATTTGTTTGTTGGAGGAATTGAAGCTTTACTGATACGCCTGCAGTTGATCGGTCCGAACCAGGATTTCGTTGGGCCGGATACGTTTAACCAACTGTTTACGACTCATGGCACGACGATGATATTCTTTGTCGCGATGCCGATTTTGATCGGGTTTATGAACTACATCATGCCGTTGCAGATCGGTGCGCGCGACGTGGCGTTTCCTGCCATGAACGCGTTTAGCTTCTGGTTGTTTTTCGTCGGGGCGCTGATCTTTAACATAAGTTGGTTTGCTGGAGGGGCACCGGACGGGGGCTGGTTTGCCTATGCGCCTGTTACGTTAGATCAGTACAGTCCGGGACCGGGGATGGACTTTTACGACATCGGGCTGCAAATTTCCGGTTTCGGTACAATCATGGGGGCCATCAACTTTATTGTCACGATCGTGAACATGCGCGCTCCGGGCATGACGTACCTGCGTATGCCGCTGTTTACGTGGACGACGTTTGTGACGTCAGCGCTCATTCTGTTTGCTTTTCCCCCGTTGACGATTAACTTGTTTTTACTCATGTTCGACCGTTTGTTCGATGCTAACTTCTTTAATGTCGGGGAAGGCGGCAATGTGCTCATTTGGCAGCACTTGTTCTGGTTATTCGGTCACCCCGAAGTGTACATCGTCATCCTTCCCGCGTTCGGGATTATGTCCGAAGTGTTTGCGACGTTCTCTAAGAAACGCTTGTTTGGTTACAGCGCCATGGTGTTTTCAACTGTCGTCATCGGTTTCCTCGGGTACATGGTCTGGGTGCACCACATGTTTACCGACGGATTAGGGCCGCTCGTAAACGCCATTTTTTCCGTCAGCTCCATGTTGATTGCCATACCGACGGGAATCAAAATATTTAACTGGCTGTTTACGATGTGGGGCGGCAGAATTCAATTTACTACTGCGATGCTGTACGCCGTCGGCTTTATCCCGACCTTTGTCATGGGTGGGGTGACGGGGGTCATGGTGGCCACTGCGCCCGCCGACTATCAGTACCATGACAGCTACTTTGTGGTGGCCCACTTCCATTACGTCTTGATTGGCGGTACTGTATTCGCCATTATGGCCGCTCTGTACTACTGGTATCCGCGCATGTTTAACCGCATGTTGGATGAGCGGCTCGGTAAGTGGAATTTCTGGCTGACGTTTATCGGATTTCACATGATTTTCTTCCCGCAACACTTCCTGGGATTGATGGGCATGCCCCGGCGTGTGTTCACTTACCAGGAGGGAATGGGGCTCGAATTCTGGAACCTTGTCAGTACCATCGGGGCCTTTGTGTTTGCCGTAGGCGTGCTCATCTTGGTGTACAACATCGTGTTGACCGCACGCAAAGGGAAACCTGCGCCTCACGATCCGTGGGACGGCCGTACACTTGAGTGGGCACTGCCGAATCCGACACCTGTCTATAACTTCGCCCAGACTCCGTTGGTGAAAGGGCTCGATTCCTTCTGGTTAGAAAAACAGGCAGGGAAGTCCCAAGTGACGGCAGCCGAACCGATGGGACCGATTCATATGCCGTCCAACTCGTATTTGCCCATCTTACAGAGTGTGGTCTTCATGATCGCTGGCTTGGCAGCAATTTACCGCAGTTTTGGCGTGGCTTTACTGGCGATGGTCGTCTTCACTGGTATCTTCTTAGCCTATATATTGGAAGAGGACGAAGGCTACCACATCGATCCGCGCGATCCGGATTCCGGGAATGAAGGGGGAGAGGAAGCTCATGGCTAA
- a CDS encoding cytochrome (ubi)quinol oxidase subunit III codes for MANSAQHSEASPAWPLERSTLQNRNRILGFWLFLSSECIIFASLIGTYLALQGSYGDGPGPKEAFDLVFVFVMTFILLTSSLTGVLSTVGMQRGNLRMMHFWLFMTILLGTIFLLMQVYEFVHYYSIGLTFTSSAYGSAFYALVGFHGLHVAFGLFWLTALQLQSLNNYAFTRKPALTKQNASKLYIAGLYWHFIDVVWVLIFTIVYLMGKVV; via the coding sequence ATGGCTAACAGCGCGCAACACTCTGAAGCCTCTCCAGCATGGCCGCTGGAGAGGTCGACGCTGCAAAACCGCAACCGAATTTTAGGCTTTTGGTTGTTCCTTTCCAGTGAGTGTATCATCTTTGCGTCTTTGATCGGCACTTACCTCGCGCTCCAAGGTTCGTATGGAGACGGCCCGGGTCCAAAAGAAGCGTTCGACCTCGTGTTCGTCTTCGTCATGACGTTCATTCTGCTCACGAGCAGTTTGACAGGCGTGTTGTCGACAGTAGGGATGCAGCGGGGCAACCTTCGCATGATGCACTTTTGGCTGTTTATGACGATCCTTCTGGGCACGATATTTTTGCTGATGCAGGTGTACGAGTTCGTTCACTACTACAGCATTGGTTTGACCTTCACCAGCAGCGCTTACGGATCTGCGTTTTACGCGCTCGTCGGCTTTCACGGCTTACACGTGGCGTTCGGTTTGTTCTGGTTAACCGCCTTGCAACTTCAATCGCTCAACAATTACGCCTTTACGCGGAAACCCGCCCTCACGAAACAAAATGCGTCTAAGTTGTATATTGCCGGTCTGTACTGGCACTTTATCGACGTCGTCTGGGTCTTGATTTTCACCATTGTCTATTTGATGGGAAAGGTGGTCTAA
- a CDS encoding cytochrome C oxidase subunit IV family protein, which translates to MEKTEGHHQPEAKNVVWFHVFNWAIMIVMTVVAFVAVGMELMSPGPLISFIVILAVVQAFLQVYIFMHLKHEKVSTSLFIFWGAALGFVCVFGIWWMV; encoded by the coding sequence ATGGAAAAAACGGAAGGACACCATCAACCTGAGGCGAAAAATGTGGTGTGGTTTCACGTGTTCAATTGGGCAATCATGATCGTGATGACCGTTGTCGCGTTTGTCGCGGTTGGGATGGAGCTCATGTCGCCTGGGCCATTAATTAGCTTTATCGTGATACTTGCGGTTGTTCAGGCTTTTTTGCAAGTGTATATTTTCATGCACTTAAAACACGAAAAGGTGTCTACCAGTCTGTTTATATTTTGGGGTGCTGCCCTTGGATTCGTGTGCGTGTTCGGTATATGGTGGATGGTTTAA
- the hemA gene encoding glutamyl-tRNA reductase, whose protein sequence is MHILTIGLNHKSAPVSVRERFAISPSSLPRALKTLRNTKSILECAILSTCNRMEIYVVCDQLHTGRYYVKTFLAQWFNIDTEEFVDHLYMLDGNEAVEHLFEVACGLDSMVLGETQILGQVREAMQTAQEAGSTGTLLNRLFRQAVTVGKKAQSETEIGQNAVSVSYAAVELGKKIFDDFTGKTMLILGAGKMGELTAKHLQSNGADRVLVVNRSKERGEALAERFSGEAYSFHHLEQAVEKSDVIISSTGSEEAVLTKEQVARVMKKRRNRPLFLIDIAVPRDIDASVHDIENVFLYDIDDLEGIVAFNKEERAKEAEKVRELILAEMDEFTSWLQTLGVVPLISALREKALNAQAEAMQRIERKIPDLTERERKILSKQTKSIVNQLLRDPIIQIKELAAEPGGEEALKLFERLFALEVEEEGEEEAGQETYSPTVERVPVRT, encoded by the coding sequence ATGCACATTTTGACAATCGGTCTTAACCATAAATCAGCACCTGTATCTGTACGCGAACGATTCGCGATTTCCCCTTCATCGTTACCGCGGGCGTTGAAAACCTTGCGAAATACGAAAAGCATTTTGGAGTGCGCCATTTTGAGCACGTGCAACCGGATGGAGATATACGTCGTTTGTGACCAACTGCACACTGGACGCTACTATGTCAAGACATTTTTAGCCCAGTGGTTCAATATAGACACTGAAGAGTTTGTCGATCATCTGTACATGCTGGATGGCAATGAGGCCGTCGAGCACTTGTTTGAAGTGGCATGCGGCCTCGATTCCATGGTTCTGGGCGAAACCCAGATTTTGGGCCAAGTGCGAGAGGCGATGCAAACGGCCCAAGAAGCCGGTTCAACGGGTACGTTGTTGAACAGATTGTTCAGACAAGCTGTCACGGTTGGCAAGAAAGCGCAAAGCGAGACGGAGATCGGCCAAAATGCCGTATCTGTCAGTTATGCCGCAGTAGAACTCGGCAAAAAGATATTTGATGATTTTACGGGGAAAACGATGCTCATTCTCGGTGCCGGGAAGATGGGTGAACTGACGGCGAAACATTTGCAGTCGAACGGTGCGGACCGCGTCCTCGTCGTCAACCGGTCGAAAGAACGGGGAGAGGCGTTGGCGGAGCGCTTTTCAGGAGAGGCCTACTCCTTTCACCACTTAGAGCAAGCAGTGGAAAAGTCAGATGTCATCATCTCGTCAACGGGTTCAGAAGAGGCCGTGTTAACGAAGGAGCAAGTGGCCAGGGTGATGAAGAAAAGGCGGAACCGCCCGCTGTTTTTAATCGACATTGCCGTACCCCGAGACATCGACGCATCAGTTCACGACATCGAGAATGTGTTTCTGTACGACATTGACGATCTAGAAGGGATAGTGGCGTTTAACAAAGAAGAAAGGGCAAAGGAAGCGGAAAAAGTTCGGGAATTGATTTTAGCTGAAATGGACGAGTTCACTTCCTGGTTGCAAACACTCGGCGTTGTTCCGCTCATCTCGGCCCTGCGGGAGAAAGCGCTCAACGCTCAGGCTGAAGCGATGCAACGCATTGAGCGCAAGATTCCGGATTTAACAGAGCGGGAGCGGAAAATATTGAGTAAACAGACGAAGAGCATCGTGAACCAGTTGCTGCGCGATCCAATTATACAGATTAAGGAGTTGGCAGCGGAGCCGGGAGGTGAAGAGGCGTTAAAACTGTTTGAACGCCTGTTTGCACTGGAAGTAGAGGAAGAAGGCGAAGAAGAAGCGGGACAGGAAACGTACAGTCCGACGGTCGAACGGGTACCGGTCCGCACATGA
- a CDS encoding cytochrome C assembly family protein, with protein MGAERYIYGVTIYLYALSVLFFFSDFLHASKRRNWIAMSLLIGVWALQSTFLFIRFMERDFVPVLSMFDTLMFYAWVIVTFSIIVNALFRMPLFVFISNVAGFGMVAASLFVTRDASAAISRQLVSELLFLHVSLALVAYAFFLFSFLLSLLYLTLNYMLKKKRWNKLVLRAPSLSRIEPLIYGSSVIGVPLLLSSLILGIIWAHQQAVAGFWLDVKTWTSFLVFFVYAYYVFRRTVSNWSGKPLALSNAIAFSTVILNTFISNFGISFHRW; from the coding sequence ATGGGGGCGGAGCGTTACATTTACGGTGTGACGATCTATTTGTACGCGTTAAGTGTCTTGTTCTTTTTTTCGGACTTTTTACACGCGAGCAAGCGCAGGAACTGGATCGCAATGAGTCTTCTGATCGGAGTGTGGGCACTGCAGTCTACCTTTTTGTTCATCCGGTTTATGGAGCGCGATTTTGTTCCTGTTTTATCCATGTTTGACACGCTGATGTTTTACGCGTGGGTCATTGTAACGTTTTCAATTATAGTCAATGCCTTGTTCCGCATGCCGCTCTTTGTCTTCATTTCCAACGTCGCCGGGTTCGGGATGGTCGCCGCCAGCTTGTTTGTAACGCGTGACGCTTCAGCGGCCATAAGCCGCCAGCTGGTTTCAGAGTTGCTGTTTCTCCACGTTAGTCTGGCGCTTGTAGCGTACGCATTTTTCTTGTTCTCTTTTTTGTTATCGCTTTTGTATCTCACGCTTAACTACATGCTCAAAAAGAAGCGGTGGAACAAGCTGGTCTTGCGGGCTCCGAGCTTGAGTAGAATCGAGCCGCTAATTTACGGGTCGAGTGTCATCGGAGTACCGCTGTTGTTGTCTTCACTCATCCTAGGGATTATTTGGGCGCATCAACAGGCAGTCGCCGGATTCTGGCTGGACGTTAAAACGTGGACGTCATTTCTGGTCTTCTTCGTCTACGCCTATTACGTGTTTCGCCGAACTGTGTCTAATTGGAGCGGAAAGCCACTGGCCTTGTCGAATGCGATCGCCTTTTCAACGGTCATTCTAAATACGTTTATATCAAATTTTGGAATCTCGTTTCACCGTTGGTGA
- the hemC gene encoding hydroxymethylbilane synthase: protein MRTIRIGTRQSALALTQTKWVIRKLKEQFPELTVETKPIVTKGDRIVEVTLSKIGGKGLFVKEIEQALLNGEIDVAVHSMKDLPGEMAEGLALAAVTKREDPRDCLISRDGQTLRELPEGAVVGTSSLRRQAQVLAFRPDLKVKPVRGNIDTRLRKMREGAFDAIVLAGAGLRRMGWQHLITEYLGTDVMLPAVGQGALGIQCRQDDDELFALLQTLNDSVTSRAVTGERAFLHRLNGNCQVPIGAYATVEGDSVSLTGLVADPNAEQVYRQSSVGDNPERLGVHLAERVSEMGAARILEALRKEA from the coding sequence ATGAGGACAATTCGGATCGGGACGAGACAAAGTGCACTGGCCCTCACCCAGACGAAGTGGGTGATCAGGAAGCTGAAGGAACAGTTCCCCGAACTAACGGTGGAAACGAAGCCGATCGTGACGAAAGGGGATCGCATTGTAGAGGTCACGCTGTCAAAAATAGGCGGTAAAGGGCTTTTCGTGAAAGAAATTGAACAAGCTCTTCTGAATGGAGAAATTGATGTCGCTGTACACAGCATGAAGGACCTGCCGGGAGAAATGGCTGAGGGTTTGGCGTTAGCGGCTGTGACAAAGCGGGAAGACCCGCGGGACTGTTTGATATCCCGCGACGGTCAAACGCTCCGCGAATTGCCTGAGGGAGCCGTCGTCGGCACGAGCAGTCTCAGGCGGCAGGCGCAAGTACTGGCGTTTCGCCCAGACCTTAAGGTGAAACCCGTTCGTGGCAATATCGACACCCGGTTGCGAAAGATGCGCGAAGGGGCGTTCGATGCCATAGTGTTGGCTGGTGCAGGTCTGCGTCGCATGGGGTGGCAGCATCTCATTACAGAGTACTTGGGAACGGATGTGATGCTGCCGGCTGTCGGTCAAGGGGCTTTAGGAATTCAATGCCGACAGGACGATGACGAATTGTTTGCGTTACTCCAGACATTGAACGACTCTGTAACTTCCCGAGCCGTGACAGGAGAGAGGGCTTTTTTACACCGTCTGAACGGGAACTGTCAAGTCCCCATTGGAGCGTACGCAACCGTTGAGGGGGATAGCGTTTCGTTGACGGGATTGGTCGCTGATCCAAACGCTGAACAGGTGTATCGGCAGTCTTCAGTCGGAGATAATCCAGAACGTCTGGGCGTCCATTTGGCAGAACGCGTTTCGGAAATGGGAGCGGCGCGTATATTGGAGGCCCTTCGGAAGGAGGCTTAA
- a CDS encoding uroporphyrinogen-III synthase yields MGEDDARPLSGKRVLVTRAQAQNKDLCERIKQIGGEPYEFPTIRISPPASYRELDEAIRQLSRYTWVIFTSVNGVDHFFRRLSVVTGEDARQLVHTSIAAIGPKTAKALTEKGLKVDVLPGEYRAEALLSELKQHVTKVDKILLPRASVARNVLPDGLRAIGCDVTVVDAYQTEPETEKASEVVKLLAERQIDIITFTSPSTVRHFVLALDQTGEPWRDWITEAQIVCIGPITESALNELGLGSAAVAADYTVEGLVEAIETLT; encoded by the coding sequence TTGGGTGAAGACGACGCACGGCCCCTCTCGGGAAAGCGTGTACTCGTGACACGCGCCCAAGCGCAAAACAAGGATTTGTGCGAACGTATCAAGCAAATAGGTGGCGAACCGTATGAGTTTCCGACGATACGCATCTCACCGCCCGCCAGTTACCGAGAGCTGGATGAAGCCATCCGTCAGTTAAGCCGTTACACGTGGGTTATTTTTACGAGTGTCAACGGCGTGGACCACTTTTTCCGTCGCTTGAGTGTCGTGACCGGGGAAGACGCCCGCCAGTTAGTGCATACGTCCATTGCGGCAATTGGACCGAAAACGGCGAAAGCACTAACTGAAAAAGGATTGAAAGTCGATGTATTGCCCGGGGAATACCGGGCGGAAGCTCTGTTGTCAGAGTTGAAACAGCACGTCACAAAAGTAGACAAAATCTTATTACCCCGTGCCAGTGTTGCCCGCAACGTCCTTCCCGACGGCCTCCGTGCCATCGGTTGTGACGTGACAGTAGTTGACGCCTACCAAACGGAACCGGAGACAGAGAAAGCGTCAGAAGTCGTGAAACTGCTAGCGGAGCGGCAGATCGACATCATTACGTTTACAAGCCCTTCAACGGTGCGGCATTTTGTGTTGGCGCTGGATCAAACGGGAGAGCCGTGGCGAGACTGGATCACGGAAGCGCAGATAGTGTGCATCGGACCGATTACGGAGAGCGCGCTCAACGAACTGGGATTGGGATCGGCCGCAGTTGCTGCCGATTACACGGTTGAAGGGCTTGTGGAGGCGATCGAAACGTTAACCTGA
- the hemB gene encoding porphobilinogen synthase gives MERFVRHRRLRRNGTIRRMVRETVLQTDDLILPLFVAEGEGIKREVPSMPGVYQLSLDHLAEELHEIKQLGIPSVMFFGIPAHKDDVGSEAYREDGIVQQAIRLAKETEPELYVMADTCLCEYTDHGHCGVIRDHDVDNDESLKLLVKTAVSQAKAGADMIAPSNMMDGFVAAIREGLDEAGFEHIPILSYAVKYASAFYGPFRDAADSAPQFGDRKTYQMDPANAREALREARSDVEQGADLLMVKPALNYMDIIRQVRDAFDLPIVAYNVSGEYAMVKAAALNGWIDEQQVVLELLTGLKRAGADMMLTYHAKDVAKWL, from the coding sequence ATGGAGCGATTTGTACGTCACCGCCGGTTGCGGCGCAACGGGACGATCCGGCGTATGGTGCGAGAAACGGTTTTACAGACGGACGACCTCATTCTGCCCTTGTTTGTAGCAGAAGGAGAAGGCATCAAACGGGAAGTGCCGTCGATGCCGGGGGTTTACCAGTTGTCCCTCGATCATCTCGCGGAAGAACTTCACGAAATCAAACAGTTGGGAATCCCGTCGGTCATGTTTTTCGGCATTCCAGCGCATAAAGACGATGTGGGCAGTGAGGCGTACCGGGAGGACGGCATTGTCCAACAGGCAATTCGGTTGGCCAAGGAAACGGAACCGGAATTGTACGTCATGGCGGACACGTGCCTGTGTGAGTATACCGACCACGGCCACTGTGGTGTCATCCGGGATCACGATGTGGACAACGATGAATCGTTGAAGTTGCTCGTGAAAACCGCTGTCTCACAAGCGAAGGCCGGAGCGGACATGATCGCCCCTTCAAACATGATGGACGGATTTGTCGCTGCCATTCGCGAAGGATTGGATGAAGCCGGGTTCGAACACATTCCCATACTGTCCTACGCAGTCAAGTACGCTTCCGCTTTTTACGGCCCTTTTCGCGATGCAGCGGACTCCGCTCCCCAGTTTGGCGACCGGAAGACGTATCAAATGGACCCAGCCAACGCCCGGGAGGCCTTGCGGGAGGCCCGGTCGGACGTGGAGCAGGGAGCCGATCTTTTAATGGTGAAACCGGCGCTCAACTACATGGATATTATTCGCCAAGTTCGTGACGCGTTCGACCTCCCAATTGTAGCTTACAATGTGAGCGGTGAGTACGCGATGGTGAAAGCCGCTGCTCTCAACGGTTGGATCGACGAACAGCAGGTCGTGCTGGAACTTTTGACAGGACTGAAGCGGGCAGGAGCGGACATGATGTTGACGTACCACGCTAAAGATGTAGCCAAATGGTTGTAA